The bacterium genome contains the following window.
ACCCCGAGCGGCCGGATTCTGAGACAGACGGCGACCTGCGCAGGCGCGAGCGCGTGGGGAGGGAGGACGTCAATGCGTATCGGCCAAGTGGCGCCGCTGTATGAGTCCGTGCCGCCAAAGCTGTACGGCGGGACAGAGCGAGTCGTCTGCGGTTTGACCGAGGAACTTACGCGGCGCGGTCACGAGGTCGTGCTGTTCGCGAGCGGTGATTCCCAGACTTCGGCACGTCTGGTCCCGTGTGCTCCGCAGGGACTGCGGTTGAACCCCGACGTGCGCGACTCCATCGCCTGCACGATCCGCGAGCTCGGGCGCGTCACCCGGATGGCTGACGACTTGGATGTGATTCACAATCACATCGACTATTTCGCGTTCCCGTACACCCGTCTAATCCGGACGCCGGTGGTGACCACGCTGCATGGAAGGCTTGACCTGGCGGAAGTCCGCGCCGTCTTCGAAGACTTTCCCGAAGTAGGGCTTGTCTCGATCAGCAACGCGCAACGAGCCCCGCTGCCGTCGGCGAATTGGCTGGCCACCGTGTACAATGGCATCGATCTCCGGCACTTCACCTTCTGCGACCGCCCCGGGCGCTATCTCGCGTTCCTTGGCCGCATCTCTCTGGAAAAACGGCCGGATCGGGCGATCGAGATCGCCCGAGCGGTCGGCATGCCGCTCCGGATCGCCGCGAAAGTTGACCCGGTTGATCACGAATACTACGTGCACGCCATCAAGCCGCTGTTGCGGGATCGTAACATCGAGTATTTGGGCGAGATCGGGGAGGCGCAGAAAGACGAATTTCTCGGGAATGCCTACGCGTATCTCTTCCCGATCGATTGGCCCGAACCGTTCGGGATCACGATGGTGGAGGCCATGGCGTGCGGCACCCCGGTCATTGCCATGGCGCACGGCTCCGTGCCCGAGATCGTGGCGCACGGGGAGACGGGGTTCGTGTGCCGGACCATCGCGGACATGATCAAGGCCGTGGGGGAGGTGCCGCGCATCGATCGGCGGATGTGCCGGGCGCGGGTGGCGGAACGGTTCTCGATCAAGCAAATGGCCGACGGATACGAGGCCGTCTACCGCCGAGTGTGCGAGCCCGCACCGGGCGCGTCGCACGCGTTGGCGGCCGTAGCTGCAGGGACTCATGGATAGATTCCGGATGTCCTTCAGTTCATACTGCTTCCAGAATCGCGCGGTGACGACGCTCGCTCCGCGCGCGCAGCCCAGGCAGGTCCTGTGAGATCGCGAAAGGTATCCTCGATGCCCGGCGTCGGCAGTCCGTGGGCGTCCACCTCGGCCGCGAGATGACGGCCTTCGGGATGCTCGGGGAGGTGAGGGTCGGCCCCAATATCATCACCATCAACCGCGGCCGGGCCTTCATGGTCAGCGGACTCGACGGCAGCATCCGCGGAGCCGCGGAGCAGGGTTTGTTCTCCCAGGACATCCGGTTTCTTTCGCACTACCGGTACCTCATCAACGGGCGGAATTGGACTCCGGTCACGTCGGCGCCGCTCTCCCAGGTCAGCGCGCGCTTCGTGTTCACCAATCCGACGCTTGCGAGCGCCGTCGGGCCGATTCCGAAGCATGTCCTTGGGCTGACCGTCACGCGGACGATCTCCGACGGCGTGCACGAAGACCTGGATCTCGTGAACTACCATCAGCGGCTGGTCCGGCTGACCCTGGAGATCGAGGTCGGCTCGGATTTTGCCGATCTCTTCGAGGTGCGGCGAAACTATCCGCGGATCCGCCGAACGGTCCGCACCCATTGGGAGGCGGCCGCGCAGCGGCTCGACACGGAGTACAAGCGCGATGGGTACCACCCGCGATTTTCCTACGAAATCTCCCGCAGCGACGGCCGGGCGCACCATCAGGGCAACTCGCTGCTGTTCGACATTGTGCTGCCGCCGGGAGGACAGTGGCATACGTGCGCACGGCTGATTCCGGAGGTGGACGGCATCGTGTATGCCGCGCCCTCCGGTTGCGGGTTGGTGTCCGTCGCGGATCGGGACGCCCTGCTCGAAAGGTGGCATGCCTCTGCGACCCACTTCCACACGAACGATGACACGATCACGCATATCTTGCGACAATCGACCGATGATCTCGTTTCGCTTCTGCTGGACGACGTGCCACCGGAGACCCCCTGCGTGCTCGCTGCCGGTGCACCCTGGTTTATCGCACTCTTCGGGAGAGACAGCCTCATCGCCGGGATGCAGACACTCGCCCTGCACCGCTCGTTTGGACTGGGTGCGCTCGCGGCCCTGGCGCGTCACCAAGCGACGCGGTCCGACGATGTCCGGGACGCCGACCCGGGCAAGATTCCACACGAACTCAGAAGCGGCGAACTCGCACGATTCGAGCTGATCCCTCACACACCGTACTACGGCACCGCCGACGCGACCATTCTCTACCCCATCCTCTTGCATGAGGCCTATCTATGGACCGGCGACCGCGGGATCCTCGAAACCCACCTGCCCGTCGCCGCGCGATGCCTGGACTGGGTCGACACCTACGGGGACCGGGACGGCGACGGCTTCCAAGAATACCGGACGCGCTCACCGCGCGGGATCAAACATCAGGGCTGGAAGGACTCCGGCGACGGCGTCGTCTACGAGAACGGGGAGCCGGCCGAGCCCCCTATCGCTCTGTGCGAGTTACAGGGCTACGTCTACGATGCCAAGCGGCGAATGGCCGCACTGTACGAGACGGTCGGGAAGCCCGAGATGACCGACCGTCTCAGACGCGAGGCGCAGAATCTCTTCAATCGGTTCAACGACGCATTCTGGCTCGACGACGAAGGCACGTACGCCTACGGGCTCGACGCCCTCAAGCATCCGATCACAAGCGTCGTCAGCAACGCCGGCCACTGTCTGTGGTCGGGCATCGTGCCACCGGAACGGGCGCCGCGCGTCATCGCGCGCCTGACCGCCGACGACATGTGGAGCGGGTGGGGGATCCGCACGCTCAGCGCCGCGCACCCGGCGTTCAATCCGTTCGCCTACCAGCGCGGCGCGGTCTGGCCGCACGACAACGCGCTGATCGGCGCGGGATGCCGCCGGTACGGGGATGCGGCGGCCGCGGCCAAGATTGCACGGGCGATCTTTGACGCCGCCGCGCAGTTTCAGCAGTTCCAGTTGCCTGAATTG
Protein-coding sequences here:
- a CDS encoding glycosyltransferase family 4 protein; translated protein: MRIGQVAPLYESVPPKLYGGTERVVCGLTEELTRRGHEVVLFASGDSQTSARLVPCAPQGLRLNPDVRDSIACTIRELGRVTRMADDLDVIHNHIDYFAFPYTRLIRTPVVTTLHGRLDLAEVRAVFEDFPEVGLVSISNAQRAPLPSANWLATVYNGIDLRHFTFCDRPGRYLAFLGRISLEKRPDRAIEIARAVGMPLRIAAKVDPVDHEYYVHAIKPLLRDRNIEYLGEIGEAQKDEFLGNAYAYLFPIDWPEPFGITMVEAMACGTPVIAMAHGSVPEIVAHGETGFVCRTIADMIKAVGEVPRIDRRMCRARVAERFSIKQMADGYEAVYRRVCEPAPGASHALAAVAAGTHG
- a CDS encoding glycogen debranching N-terminal domain-containing protein; amino-acid sequence: MGVHLGREMTAFGMLGEVRVGPNIITINRGRAFMVSGLDGSIRGAAEQGLFSQDIRFLSHYRYLINGRNWTPVTSAPLSQVSARFVFTNPTLASAVGPIPKHVLGLTVTRTISDGVHEDLDLVNYHQRLVRLTLEIEVGSDFADLFEVRRNYPRIRRTVRTHWEAAAQRLDTEYKRDGYHPRFSYEISRSDGRAHHQGNSLLFDIVLPPGGQWHTCARLIPEVDGIVYAAPSGCGLVSVADRDALLERWHASATHFHTNDDTITHILRQSTDDLVSLLLDDVPPETPCVLAAGAPWFIALFGRDSLIAGMQTLALHRSFGLGALAALARHQATRSDDVRDADPGKIPHELRSGELARFELIPHTPYYGTADATILYPILLHEAYLWTGDRGILETHLPVAARCLDWVDTYGDRDGDGFQEYRTRSPRGIKHQGWKDSGDGVVYENGEPAEPPIALCELQGYVYDAKRRMAALYETVGKPEMTDRLRREAQNLFNRFNDAFWLDDEGTYAYGLDALKHPITSVVSNAGHCLWSGIVPPERAPRVIARLTADDMWSGWGIRTLSAAHPAFNPFAYQRGAVWPHDNALIGAGCRRYGDAAAAAKIARAIFDAAAQFQQFQLPELLSGLDRTRFDFPVRYLDANVPQAWAAGSVFFLIRVLLGLRADAPAGRLYVAPTLPGWLSQVHVDNLRVGDARVAFRCWREGDQSRFEVEEITGRLDVVPAEELEVPVR